The Candidatus Rubrimentiphilum sp. genome includes a window with the following:
- a CDS encoding DUF1003 domain-containing protein — MNDTHPHHTPLTSAQVENHPLVDDVNAMHHERLSPIERTCKKIADATGAPLALMLAIVIQVVWVTVGIATRWDPFPFVFLLTVSNVIQLILIFVISVAQKQQSQHDEIRAEADHDSISRLLYHQQFQDQILLRLAERTGCDVSDLQATVKTLLAPATA, encoded by the coding sequence GTGAACGACACGCATCCTCACCACACGCCGCTGACCAGCGCCCAAGTAGAGAATCACCCGCTCGTCGACGACGTCAATGCAATGCACCACGAACGGCTCTCGCCGATCGAACGCACGTGCAAGAAAATTGCCGACGCCACCGGGGCGCCGCTGGCTTTAATGCTCGCGATCGTCATCCAAGTCGTTTGGGTGACGGTCGGGATAGCGACGCGCTGGGATCCGTTCCCCTTCGTCTTTCTGCTGACTGTCTCGAACGTGATCCAATTGATCCTGATCTTCGTCATCTCAGTCGCACAAAAGCAGCAAAGTCAGCACGACGAGATTCGCGCCGAAGCAGACCACGATTCGATCTCACGGTTGCTCTACCACCAGCAATTTCAGGACCAAATTCTTTTGCGCTTGGCGGAGCGCACGGGCTGCGACGTCAGCGACCTGCAGGCGACCGTCAAAACGCTCCTCGCACCGGCCACAGCCTAA